From Streptomyces sp. NBC_00683, one genomic window encodes:
- a CDS encoding DUF2617 family protein: MLTSLQTAYSDTRAADLAWALGREPLPALAVLDLQLPCAKLQMRLLGASHQVLLEEERGTCSETVACIPGSSTPLPLGVAKRMGEWEYEFAARVETLSEGSFAGRAQELLALVTDHPHGLAGTFPGSPYAFTAMLAQYSEGQVRWRTWHAYPQEGQLVVTRTRVGVRMPAPAL, translated from the coding sequence ATGCTCACGTCCCTCCAGACCGCCTATTCCGATACCCGTGCCGCCGATCTGGCCTGGGCGCTGGGGCGCGAGCCACTGCCGGCCCTCGCCGTCCTCGATCTCCAACTGCCTTGCGCCAAGCTGCAGATGAGGCTGCTCGGTGCCTCCCATCAGGTCCTCCTGGAGGAGGAGCGCGGTACCTGTTCCGAGACCGTCGCCTGCATTCCGGGCAGCAGCACACCCCTGCCGCTCGGCGTCGCCAAGCGGATGGGCGAGTGGGAGTACGAGTTCGCGGCGCGCGTGGAGACTCTCTCGGAGGGCTCGTTCGCGGGGCGCGCACAGGAGCTGCTCGCGCTGGTGACCGACCATCCGCACGGACTTGCGGGGACCTTTCCCGGTAGCCCGTACGCCTTCACGGCCATGCTGGCGCAGTACTCGGAGGGCCAGGTGAGGTGGCGCACCTGGCACGCGTACCCGCAGGAGGGGCAGTTGGTGGTGACCCGGACCCGGGTGGGTGTGCGGATGCCCGCGCCGGCGCTGTGA